CGGCACGGGCCCGGCCCGCAGCACGTCCTCCTGGAGCACCTTGGCCCGGTAGTACACCAGGTCCGGCACCTGGTCGACGCCGACGATCGACAGGACGACGAAGTGACCGACGCCGGCCTTGGCGCTCGCGGCGAGGAGGTTGTCCATCGAGGTCTGGAAGAAGGCCGGGGAGGCGTCGTCGAACGTCGGCGAGTTGGTGAGGTTGACGACGACGTCCGCACCCGCCACCGCGTCGTCCACACCCGCGCCGGTGACGACGTCCACACCTGTGGACAGCGCGTGCGGCACGGCCTCGTGGCCCGCGGCCGTGAGGTCGCGCACCACCCGCGAGCCGATCAGGCCGGTCCCGCCGATTACCGCGATCTTCATGATGGTCCCTCTCCGTCGATGTCGTCTCTTCACCACCCACCATACTCGGACAAGTTTTGTCCGAGTTACCGGGGTGCGGATAATGGCAGGGTGAAGATGTCAGGAGGCGTGGAGTGGGCCCTGCACTGCTGCGTGGTGCTCACGTCCGTCGCGGAACCGGTGCCGGCGGCCCGGCTCGCCGAGTTCCACGACGTGTCGCCGACCTACCTGGCCAAGCAGCTCCAGGCCCTCGCCAGAGCGGGCCTCGTGGCGTCCGTGCAGGGCAAGTCCGGCGGCTACGTCCTGACGCGTCCCCCGGAGACGATCACTCTGCTCGACGTCGTCGAAGCCGTGGACGGCCTCGGCCCGGCCTTCGTGTGCACCGAGATCCGTCAGCGCGGCCCGTTCGCCACCCCCGCCGAGGCCTGCACCACCCCGTGTCCCATCTCCCGCGCCATGGCCGAGGCCGAGTCGGCCCGCCGCGCCGCGCTGCGCGCCACGACCATCGCCGACCTGGCCGCACAGGTCGAGATCACCAGCGGCCCCGGCACCCTCGGCCGCGTCGGCACCTGGCTCGGCAGCTCTCCCACGTGACGGCAGCCGTGCGGGTGCTTCAGGTCGCGAGACCCCGGCGGTAGGCGTAGACCACGGCCTGCACGCGGTCGCGCAGGTCGAGTTTGGTGAGGATGCGCGACACGTAGGTCTTGACGGTCTCGTGGCTGATGACCAGGGTCGCGGCGATCTCGTTGTTGGACAGGCCGTCGGCGATGAGGCGCAGCACCTCGAGCTCGCGCGGCGTGAGCGGTACGTCGGCGGGGTCGCCGTCGGCGGGACGTATCCGTGCGGCGTACCTGCCGACGAGCTGCCGAGTCACCTCCGGGGCCAGCAGCGCGGCGCCGGTGGCGACGGTCCTGACGCCGTGCAGGAGCTGCGGCGCCGGCGCGTCCTTGAGCAGGAAACCGCTGGCGCCGGCGCGCAGCGCCTCGTAGACGTACTCGTCGAGGTTGAACGTCGTCACCACGAGGACCTTCACGGGGTCGGCCACACCGGCGCCGGCGAGCAGGCGGGTCGCCTTGATGCCGTCGAGCACCGGCATCCGCACGTCCATCACGACCACGTCGGGACGCAGCCGTCCCGCGAGCTCGACCGCGGCCTTGCCGTCCCCGCACTCCCCCACGACCTCCATGTCGGGCTGCGCGTCGATGATGGTCGCGAAACCGGTGCGGATCAGGGCCTGGTCGTCGCAGACCAGCACCCGGATCGGCACCCCGATCGGCACTCCGGTCGGCGCGGTCACGCGGCGCTCGCCACCGGGATGCGGGCCCGCACCACGAAGCCGCCGCCGGGCCGCCGGTCCGCGCTGAACTCGCCGCCGAGCACCTCGACCCGTTCCCGCAGCCCGATGAGACCGCGACCGCTTCCGCCAGGTGAGGCGGCGAGCGACCCCGGGCCCTCGGTGCCGACCTCCACGGTGATCTCGGTGGCGCGGTGCCGCACGTGGACCTCGGTACGGCTGCCGTGCGCGTACTTGAGCGCGTTCGTCAGGGCCTCCTGCACGACACGGTACGCCGTGGCCTCGGCGCCGCCGGTCGTCTCCCGTGGGCTGCCTTCCTCCGACAGCTCCACCGGCTGGCCGGCCAGACGGGTCTGCTCCACGAGCTCGCGCAACTCGCCGGTCCGCGATGTCACCGGCCCGGGGCCATGGCCGGGGTCGAGCAGGTCGAGCAGGTGACGCAGGTCAGTGATGGCTCGCCTCCCGGTGTCGGTGACGGCGGTCAGGCTCTGGTCCAGGCGCTCGGGGGCCGCGGTCAGGTAGCGCGCGGCCTCGGCCTGCACGACCATCGCCGTCACGTGGTGGGTCACGACGTCGTGCAGTTCGCGTGCGATGCGGGTGCGCTCGGCGGCGCGGGTGGCCTCGGCGACGTGGCGGCGGCGCTCGGCCTCGGCGGCCCGTGCGGTCCGCAGCCACGCGCCGGCCCCCCACGCGACCGCAAGCACCAGGTAGAACGTCGCGAACCCGGCCAGGTCCTCGGGGGACCCGAGCCGGTTGAGCGTGACCGCCAGCAGCACGTACGCCGCGGACAGGACGACCGCGACCTCGCGCCGGTGACGTTCCAGGTGGGCCCCCGCGCTCAGCAGCGCGACGGCCAGCGCGGCGCCGGAGAACGTGTGGTACGTGAGAAGCTGGTCGGCGGCGAAACCGGCCGACACCAGCGCGAGACAGGCGGCGGGCCACCGGCGGCGTACGGCCAGCGGCAGGCACTCAAGCGCGACGACGGCCAAGGTCAGCGTGTCGAACGGCCGGTCCGGCAGGTCGCCGAGCTGCGTCCCCTGCTCCTGGAACGCCGGCACGAACGACAGGACGGCGAGCAGGAGCGCGACGGGGAGATCCCGGACCGTGACGTCGTATCCCCGCCAAAGGTCCGGGACGCGCCGGAAGCCGATCACGGGACGAGGGTAGCGTCACGGCCGGTGGCGCCGGAACGGCCGCGGCGGGGGACGATGGTGCCGCGCCTGCGGGCCAGCCGCATGAACAGGGCCGTCAGCACCAGGCCGGCGATCACCGTCACCACGCTCGCCTCCGGCCCGAAGGCGCCGCCGCTCAGCGCCACCGGCCCCGACGTCACGGCGTCGAGCAGCCCGTCCGACCCGCTCTTACCCGACACGTCGGCCCCGAAGATCGCGGCCCCGCTGTAGTTCCACGCGAAGTGCAGCCCGATCGGCAGCCAGAGCGTGCGGGTGGCGGCGTACGCCGCGGCGAGCATCCAGCCGGCCTCGATGCCGATGGCGAGCGCACCCCACAGGCTGGAGTGCGGGTTGACCAGGTGCACCATGCCGAACACCAGGCCGGTCAGCACCAGCGCGACCCACGTGCCGACGCGTTCTTCGACGATGCGGAACAGCACGCCGCGGAACATCAGCTCTTCGGTCACGGCCGCCGCGGCCATGACCCCGATCAGCGCCACCGGCCCCGCCACGGACCCGAACCCGGTCACGTGGTAGCCGCCGAACGCGGCGATCAGCCCGATGACCACCGTGAACATCCCCGCACCGAGCAGCACCCCTCTGCCGAGGGCCGCCCCGGCCCCCGTCCTCGCGACCTCCACCGGCTCACGCCGCTCGGTGCGCCGCACCACCCACGCGTACGCCAGGACCGCGAGCACCGCCGTCGCGCCGCCGAGGACCAGCGCCGGCCAGGCGACCCCCCGCACCGCGCCGACCAGCTGACCCCCGATGAAGGCCACCACCGCGACGGCCCCGAGCTGCTTCAACAGCCGCATGACGACTCCTTGTGCGTTCCCCGCGGCCGTGTGCCGCGCCGTGCCGAGAACGCTATGGATGCGAGGCACCCCTGATCGTCACCGCGCGGTGGACACCTCCGGGTAGCTCGCATGGGGGACGAGCCGGCGGGAACCCGCGACCGGAATCAGAACCGTGTCGAGAATCCACGCCGATGTTAGCGGTCACATTCAGGGTTATTCCGCTTTGCAGGAGAAGGCACGAATCGAGGGAAAGAACGAGCGGAGGTCTGTTCCCGGCAGCCCGTGGCCACCAGCATCCAGACCTCCGCCCGAGACGTCTCACCCGATCGCTGTGCCGAGCCGGATGGCCGGGATCACGTGCGCAGGGTCCATCGCTGGTTGGCCTGACCGTTGCAGGACCACAGGATGAGTTTCGTGCCGTTGGCCGTGCCCGCGGCGTTGGCGTCGAGACACAGCCCGGACTGCACGCCGGTGATGGTGCCGTTGGAGTTGACGTTCCACTGCTGGTTGGACTGGCCGTTGCAGTCCCAGATGATCACCTGGGTGCCGTTGGCGGTGCCCTGACCGTTGGCGTCCAGGCACTTGTTGCCGTACACCTGGAGCTGCCTGCCGGAGGTGCTGGTCCAGCGCTGGTTGGTGCCGCTCCCGCAGTCCCAGATCTGTACCTGGGTGCCGTTGGTGGTGCTGGAGTTCGGCACCTCGACGCACCGGCCGGACTGGCCCCCCACGATCTGGACACCCTGCTGCGGTGTGCCGCCTCCCGACGGCGCGTACCCGGCGGCGGCGATGTTGGCCTGCACGGCGTCCTCGGTGGCGGCCGTCGGATAGCCGGAGGTCAGCACCCCCTCGAAGAAGGTGCCGCGGCCGGAGACGCTGTTGTCGCCGCCGATGCCGAGCAGGATGGCTCCTTCCTTCTTCATCGGGTGGTAGCCGTTCGGACGCCGTCCGTCGTAGTAGGTCGTCAGGCCACCCGACTGCGCGTTGCCACCCCTGATCGCCCAGTGGTTCGACTCGCCCTTGACGACGGCGGTGACGAAGCGGTGGTTGATGGAGGCGATGTTGTTGTAGCCCGCGTTCACCCCGGAGAACAGGCCCCACTCCAGATCCGCCATGATCCAGGGGCCGGCTCCGGCCCCGTAGCCCCATTGCTTGTTGGCGCCGAAGTAGACCGTCTCCATGATGGCGGGAGCGTCGGCCTGGCCGTCGGTCTGCGCGTTGCCGTAGTCGAAGCAGCACCACTGGTTGTAGTGCGTGCCGTCCACGACGGCGTAGATGCCCTCGGGCTGGTCACCGGTCGCCACACCGTTGGTGTTGTTGTTGCGGTACCCGG
The window above is part of the Sphaerisporangium rubeum genome. Proteins encoded here:
- a CDS encoding arabinofuranosidase catalytic domain-containing protein, whose amino-acid sequence is MMFFRSLRRVLTAGASALLAATCLVGGGTARAAASQPCDIYAAGGTPCVAAHSTTRALFGAYNGPLYQVRRSSDNTTRDIGVLSAGGVVNAATQDSFCAGTNCVITILYDQTGRNNRLTQAPPGYWKGPAAGGWDNLADAKAAPITIGGQKAYGVRVEPGTGYRNNNTNGVATGDQPEGIYAVVDGTHYNQWCCFDYGNAQTDGQADAPAIMETVYFGANKQWGYGAGAGPWIMADLEWGLFSGVNAGYNNIASINHRFVTAVVKGESNHWAIRGGNAQSGGLTTYYDGRRPNGYHPMKKEGAILLGIGGDNSVSGRGTFFEGVLTSGYPTAATEDAVQANIAAAGYAPSGGGTPQQGVQIVGGQSGRCVEVPNSSTTNGTQVQIWDCGSGTNQRWTSTSGRQLQVYGNKCLDANGQGTANGTQVIIWDCNGQSNQQWNVNSNGTITGVQSGLCLDANAAGTANGTKLILWSCNGQANQRWTLRT
- a CDS encoding histidine kinase; protein product: MIGFRRVPDLWRGYDVTVRDLPVALLLAVLSFVPAFQEQGTQLGDLPDRPFDTLTLAVVALECLPLAVRRRWPAACLALVSAGFAADQLLTYHTFSGAALAVALLSAGAHLERHRREVAVVLSAAYVLLAVTLNRLGSPEDLAGFATFYLVLAVAWGAGAWLRTARAAEAERRRHVAEATRAAERTRIARELHDVVTHHVTAMVVQAEAARYLTAAPERLDQSLTAVTDTGRRAITDLRHLLDLLDPGHGPGPVTSRTGELRELVEQTRLAGQPVELSEEGSPRETTGGAEATAYRVVQEALTNALKYAHGSRTEVHVRHRATEITVEVGTEGPGSLAASPGGSGRGLIGLRERVEVLGGEFSADRRPGGGFVVRARIPVASAA
- a CDS encoding RrF2 family transcriptional regulator; protein product: MSGGVEWALHCCVVLTSVAEPVPAARLAEFHDVSPTYLAKQLQALARAGLVASVQGKSGGYVLTRPPETITLLDVVEAVDGLGPAFVCTEIRQRGPFATPAEACTTPCPISRAMAEAESARRAALRATTIADLAAQVEITSGPGTLGRVGTWLGSSPT
- a CDS encoding response regulator; this encodes MGVPIRVLVCDDQALIRTGFATIIDAQPDMEVVGECGDGKAAVELAGRLRPDVVVMDVRMPVLDGIKATRLLAGAGVADPVKVLVVTTFNLDEYVYEALRAGASGFLLKDAPAPQLLHGVRTVATGAALLAPEVTRQLVGRYAARIRPADGDPADVPLTPRELEVLRLIADGLSNNEIAATLVISHETVKTYVSRILTKLDLRDRVQAVVYAYRRGLAT
- a CDS encoding CPBP family intramembrane glutamic endopeptidase, with translation MRLLKQLGAVAVVAFIGGQLVGAVRGVAWPALVLGGATAVLAVLAYAWVVRRTERREPVEVARTGAGAALGRGVLLGAGMFTVVIGLIAAFGGYHVTGFGSVAGPVALIGVMAAAAVTEELMFRGVLFRIVEERVGTWVALVLTGLVFGMVHLVNPHSSLWGALAIGIEAGWMLAAAYAATRTLWLPIGLHFAWNYSGAAIFGADVSGKSGSDGLLDAVTSGPVALSGGAFGPEASVVTVIAGLVLTALFMRLARRRGTIVPRRGRSGATGRDATLVP
- a CDS encoding SDR family oxidoreductase gives rise to the protein MKIAVIGGTGLIGSRVVRDLTAAGHEAVPHALSTGVDVVTGAGVDDAVAGADVVVNLTNSPTFDDASPAFFQTSMDNLLAASAKAGVGHFVVLSIVGVDQVPDLVYYRAKVLQEDVLRAGPVPYSIVRATQFMEFVDAVLSWTSDGTTVRLPRTPIQPIAAADVAAAVAEVAAGDPLNGVRDVGGPEVFTLDELGRITLAAKGDGRTVVADDTAGMFAEVKGDVLTAPAGAVIAATRYRDWLAKA